One window of the Nocardia huaxiensis genome contains the following:
- a CDS encoding multicopper oxidase family protein, producing MVSRRGFLTGIAVTSVALATGCAGGRSAGSAGAAGGTRALPIPPLAEATVDAAGVRDFRLEARAGSTEMVAGKATATWGFNGAVLGPTLRARRGEAVRVRVRNSLAEATTVHWHGMHVPAHSDGGPHQMIAPGGEWTAEWTVAQQAGTLWYHPHPHGVTEKHVYRGLSGLFLVDDDEADALGLPNRYGVDDIPLVVQDRRFTGDGALDESSPGDVGLLGDTVIVNGVAGAHFDAGAERVRFRILNGSSGRLYHLGFSDDREFHLVGTDGGLLPNSVSLRRILLSPGERAEIVVALRAGEPVTLRSVPVTERAGIDRAAEFGFDDSFDLLRIRPATDLSPAAPVPAALLPMAVLASRDAAVDHAFELKWFMINNQRMDMNRIDMTIPVDSTQVWTVRNDDNWPHNFHVHDVQFQVLAVDGRTPPPELSGWKDTLYTPPGVTYTLAMHFADYTDPTIPYMFHCHLLLHEDRGMMGQFLVLAPGQQPAPMTMPMDLPSSGHGQHS from the coding sequence GTGGTCTCGCGGCGGGGTTTTCTCACTGGAATCGCTGTCACCTCTGTGGCGCTGGCCACGGGGTGTGCGGGCGGACGGTCCGCAGGATCGGCCGGGGCGGCGGGCGGGACGCGGGCGTTGCCGATTCCGCCGTTGGCGGAGGCGACCGTGGATGCGGCGGGGGTGCGCGATTTCCGGTTGGAGGCGCGGGCGGGGAGCACCGAGATGGTGGCGGGGAAGGCCACTGCGACTTGGGGATTCAATGGGGCGGTGCTAGGGCCGACATTGCGGGCGCGGCGGGGTGAGGCGGTTCGGGTGCGGGTGCGGAATTCGCTGGCGGAGGCTACGACGGTGCACTGGCATGGGATGCATGTGCCGGCGCATTCGGATGGGGGACCGCATCAGATGATCGCGCCGGGCGGGGAGTGGACGGCGGAATGGACTGTGGCGCAACAGGCGGGGACGCTCTGGTATCACCCGCATCCGCACGGGGTGACCGAAAAGCATGTGTACCGGGGGCTTTCGGGGCTGTTCCTGGTCGACGACGATGAGGCGGATGCGCTCGGGTTGCCGAATCGGTATGGGGTGGATGACATTCCGCTGGTTGTGCAGGATCGGCGGTTCACCGGGGATGGCGCGTTGGATGAGTCTTCGCCGGGGGATGTCGGGTTGCTGGGGGATACGGTCATCGTCAATGGGGTTGCGGGAGCGCATTTCGATGCGGGGGCCGAGCGGGTGCGGTTCCGGATTCTGAACGGGTCGTCGGGGCGGTTGTACCACCTCGGGTTCTCCGATGATCGGGAGTTCCATCTGGTGGGCACCGACGGTGGGCTGCTGCCGAATTCGGTGTCGCTGAGGCGGATTCTGCTCAGTCCGGGTGAGCGGGCCGAGATCGTGGTGGCACTGCGGGCGGGTGAGCCGGTGACGCTGCGGTCGGTGCCGGTGACCGAGCGGGCCGGGATCGATCGAGCGGCCGAGTTCGGGTTCGATGACAGCTTCGACCTTCTGCGGATCCGCCCGGCGACTGACCTGTCCCCCGCCGCGCCGGTGCCTGCCGCGTTGCTTCCCATGGCCGTGCTGGCCTCGCGGGACGCCGCGGTCGACCATGCCTTCGAGCTGAAGTGGTTCATGATCAACAACCAGCGCATGGACATGAATCGCATCGATATGACGATTCCGGTGGACAGCACGCAGGTGTGGACGGTGCGCAACGACGACAACTGGCCGCACAACTTCCATGTGCACGATGTGCAGTTCCAGGTGCTGGCGGTGGATGGGCGGACGCCGCCGCCGGAGCTGTCGGGCTGGAAGGACACGCTGTACACGCCGCCGGGGGTGACCTACACCCTGGCCATGCATTTCGCCGACTACACCGATCCGACGATTCCGTACATGTTCCACTGCCATCTGCTGCTGCACGAGGATCGCGGCATGATGGGTCAGTTCCTGGTGCTGGCACCCGGTCAGCAACCCGCGCCCATGACCATGCCGATGGACCTGCCCAGCTCGGGACACGGACAACACTCATGA
- the yaaA gene encoding peroxide stress protein YaaA, giving the protein MLVLLPPSETKSDGGSGGPLNLDSLAMPQLTAVRDKLVTQLTKLAADPDASRAALGLGKGAEAEIARNAALRSSPTRPALDRYTGVLYDALDAPGFTKAQRAKADARLAIGSALFGVIRAGDPIPAYRLSGGSKLPGQPTLQAVWKQVLPEALRAETDGALTIDLRSGTYQNLGRIPGAVTATVLTERPDGSRTVVSHFNKHHKGLLARALVLSRTEPADIGGVARVAEKFGLRCEIASPTELLVLT; this is encoded by the coding sequence GTGCTGGTGCTGCTGCCTCCTTCCGAAACCAAGTCCGACGGCGGGTCGGGCGGTCCGCTGAATCTGGATTCGCTGGCCATGCCGCAGCTCACGGCGGTGCGCGACAAGCTCGTCACGCAGTTGACCAAGCTGGCGGCCGATCCCGACGCGTCGCGCGCGGCGCTGGGGCTGGGCAAGGGTGCGGAGGCGGAGATCGCGCGCAATGCCGCGCTGCGCAGCTCGCCCACGCGTCCGGCGCTGGATCGCTACACCGGCGTGCTGTACGACGCGCTGGACGCCCCGGGCTTCACGAAGGCCCAGCGCGCCAAGGCGGATGCGCGCCTGGCGATCGGTTCGGCGCTGTTCGGTGTGATCCGGGCGGGCGATCCTATTCCGGCGTACCGGCTTTCGGGTGGTTCGAAGCTGCCGGGTCAGCCGACGCTGCAGGCGGTGTGGAAGCAGGTGCTGCCCGAGGCGCTGCGGGCGGAGACCGACGGCGCGCTCACCATCGATCTGCGGTCGGGCACCTACCAGAATCTGGGCCGCATCCCCGGCGCGGTGACCGCGACGGTGCTCACCGAGCGCCCGGACGGGAGCCGAACGGTGGTGAGCCACTTCAACAAACACCACAAGGGCCTGCTGGCGCGAGCGCTGGTGCTCTCACGCACCGAGCCGGCCGATATCGGCGGGGTGGCGCGGGTGGCCGAGAAGTTCGGGTTGCGCTGCGAAATCGCCTCGCCGACAGAACTTCTCGTCCTGACCTGA
- a CDS encoding carboxymuconolactone decarboxylase family protein: MIIDIPEGKDPIGYVWGEMVPGIGIAASQFSLAVYEHTTLGLREFEAARLRIAAINGCLFCLDWRTDRNGEKVEDTFIDEVEQWRTSDALDTRAKLAAEYAERYAQDHHNLDDEFWERMKAHYSHAEIVELSMCIGSWLAFGRLNHVLGLDAVCVLPSHAAAKQ, encoded by the coding sequence ATGATCATCGACATTCCCGAAGGCAAGGATCCCATCGGCTACGTGTGGGGCGAGATGGTGCCGGGCATCGGCATCGCCGCCTCCCAGTTCTCCCTCGCCGTCTACGAGCACACCACCCTCGGGCTGCGCGAATTCGAAGCCGCCCGGCTGCGCATCGCGGCCATCAACGGCTGCCTGTTCTGCCTGGACTGGCGGACCGACCGCAATGGCGAGAAGGTCGAGGACACCTTCATCGACGAGGTCGAGCAGTGGCGCACCAGCGACGCCCTCGACACCCGCGCCAAGCTCGCGGCCGAATACGCCGAGCGGTACGCCCAGGACCACCACAATCTCGACGACGAGTTCTGGGAGCGCATGAAGGCGCACTACTCGCACGCCGAAATCGTGGAGCTGTCCATGTGCATCGGCTCCTGGCTCGCCTTCGGCCGGCTCAACCACGTCCTCGGACTGGACGCGGTCTGCGTGCTGCCGAGCCACGCCGCCGCCAAGCAGTGA
- a CDS encoding dihydrodipicolinate reductase — MIATLVWGTGNVGRAAIRAVAAHPALTLSGVLVHDPEKVGKDAGELAGLDTELGVTATDDIDAALAAGPRAVVYAASGDIRPMEAFEDILRAVRAGAAVVTPALYPFYDQRSAPAELRDQVLKAVAEGGGSLFVSGIDPGWGNDVLPLLVAGLASTVDVIRCQEIFDYTTYDQPDSVRYLVGMGQPMDYQPPMLAAGVPTMVWGGQIRLMARALGAELDEIRETLDRRALDATVSTERMGEFETGTQGAVRFEVQGIIGGQPRIVIEHVTRIHASCAPDWPTPPTGDGAHRVIIEGRPRIEVSIEATDEDGNRSAGGNATAVGRLVGAIDWLAAAEPGLYDALDVPLRPAVGILGKAQS; from the coding sequence ATGATCGCCACCCTGGTCTGGGGCACCGGCAATGTCGGCCGGGCAGCCATCCGCGCCGTCGCCGCGCACCCGGCCCTCACGCTCTCCGGTGTCCTCGTCCACGACCCCGAAAAAGTCGGTAAGGACGCGGGCGAACTCGCCGGACTCGACACCGAATTGGGTGTCACCGCCACCGACGACATCGACGCCGCCCTCGCCGCCGGGCCCCGTGCCGTGGTGTACGCCGCCTCCGGCGACATCCGGCCGATGGAAGCCTTCGAAGACATTCTGCGCGCCGTGCGCGCCGGGGCCGCCGTCGTCACGCCCGCCCTCTACCCCTTCTACGACCAGCGCAGCGCCCCGGCCGAATTACGCGACCAGGTGCTGAAAGCCGTTGCCGAGGGCGGTGGTTCGCTGTTCGTCTCCGGCATCGACCCGGGCTGGGGCAACGATGTGCTGCCCCTGCTGGTGGCCGGACTCGCCAGCACCGTCGACGTCATCCGCTGCCAGGAGATCTTCGACTACACCACCTACGACCAGCCCGACTCTGTGCGCTACCTGGTCGGCATGGGACAGCCCATGGACTATCAGCCGCCCATGCTCGCCGCCGGCGTGCCGACCATGGTGTGGGGCGGGCAGATTCGGCTCATGGCGCGTGCGCTCGGCGCCGAACTCGACGAGATCCGCGAAACCCTGGACCGGCGCGCGCTCGACGCCACCGTCAGCACCGAACGGATGGGGGAGTTCGAGACCGGCACGCAGGGCGCGGTGCGATTCGAGGTGCAGGGCATCATCGGCGGGCAACCGCGCATCGTCATCGAACACGTCACCCGGATCCACGCCTCCTGCGCACCCGACTGGCCCACCCCGCCCACCGGCGACGGAGCGCACCGGGTGATCATCGAGGGCCGTCCGCGCATCGAGGTCAGCATCGAGGCCACCGACGAGGACGGCAATCGCTCCGCGGGCGGAAACGCCACCGCCGTAGGCAGATTGGTCGGCGCCATCGACTGGCTCGCCGCCGCCGAACCCGGACTCTACGACGCCCTCGACGTCCCCCTGCGACCCGCTGTCGGCATTCTCGGAAAGGCCCAATCATGA
- a CDS encoding sporulation protein, whose protein sequence is MFQRLLSAAGVGGVEVETELHSAAVRPGEPVQGVIRLRGGEIRQDIAEIAAEFVTRVEAGDELTVAHRFGHTRLHGLLALDAHQAYEFAFELYAPFETPLTTYDESPLPGMHVAVRAVLDIAGAVDADEGDPLHIEPLPAQYEILSGLENLGFHLHRAEVAEGWVRGLQMDLPFHQRIEFAPSPEFPALEELELTFVAGEDGVEVVLEIDERRGAVYGSLFVDHQEVGDADWVAELDGQLSALGG, encoded by the coding sequence ATGTTCCAGAGGTTGCTGTCTGCTGCCGGTGTCGGTGGCGTGGAGGTCGAAACCGAGCTGCATTCCGCGGCGGTTCGGCCGGGTGAGCCGGTTCAGGGCGTGATTCGGTTGCGCGGCGGTGAGATTCGCCAGGACATCGCCGAGATTGCCGCCGAATTCGTCACCCGCGTCGAGGCCGGCGACGAGCTCACGGTGGCGCACCGCTTCGGCCACACCCGCCTGCACGGGCTGCTCGCCCTCGACGCCCACCAAGCCTACGAGTTCGCCTTCGAGCTGTACGCGCCGTTCGAGACGCCGCTCACCACGTACGACGAAAGCCCGCTCCCCGGAATGCATGTCGCAGTGCGCGCCGTCCTCGACATCGCCGGTGCGGTGGACGCGGACGAGGGCGATCCGCTGCACATCGAGCCGCTGCCCGCGCAGTACGAAATCCTGTCCGGCCTGGAGAATCTCGGCTTCCATCTGCACCGCGCCGAGGTAGCGGAGGGCTGGGTTCGCGGACTTCAGATGGATCTGCCGTTCCATCAGCGGATCGAATTCGCGCCCTCGCCGGAGTTTCCGGCCCTCGAGGAACTCGAGCTCACCTTCGTCGCGGGCGAGGACGGGGTGGAGGTGGTGCTCGAGATCGATGAGCGCAGGGGCGCTGTCTACGGGTCGCTGTTCGTCGATCATCAGGAGGTCGGCGACGCCGATTGGGTCGCCGAACTCGACGGGCAGCTGTCGGCGCTGGGCGGCTGA
- a CDS encoding ATP-grasp domain-containing protein, producing the protein MSFCFPVEEQYRGDGMPNQVARQLRRWGHRVEVLRPGGELLELNSLVRSGRHDAWVLKTVSGGPGLGLLEAAAACGLTTINDARAIRGVRDKAAAAVIAAGSGLPVPQTWAAARLADLARISGGRYPLVVKPADGSSGRGVHLVRRPEELLALAGEFAGAGLLIAQPYVPNSGVDLKVYCVGGRLYGTERTSPLEHGREVRDRPVPLTSEVAAIAARIGEIFGLDLYGVDIVHGPDGPIVVDINDFPSFRKVPRAVETVAHAVLELARHGTSRPVLRPVEFDSRVPVAARW; encoded by the coding sequence ATGAGTTTCTGCTTTCCGGTGGAGGAGCAGTATCGCGGCGACGGCATGCCGAACCAGGTGGCGCGCCAGCTACGCAGGTGGGGGCACCGGGTCGAGGTGCTGCGGCCGGGTGGTGAACTGCTGGAGCTGAATTCGCTCGTGCGGTCCGGCCGCCACGACGCGTGGGTGCTCAAAACCGTCTCGGGCGGGCCGGGTCTGGGGCTGCTGGAAGCCGCGGCGGCGTGCGGGCTGACCACCATCAATGACGCGCGCGCCATTCGCGGGGTCCGGGACAAGGCGGCGGCGGCCGTGATCGCGGCGGGCAGCGGGCTGCCGGTGCCGCAGACCTGGGCGGCGGCGCGCCTGGCGGATCTGGCTCGAATATCCGGTGGCCGTTACCCCTTGGTGGTCAAGCCCGCCGATGGAAGTTCCGGTCGCGGCGTGCACCTGGTGCGGCGGCCGGAGGAACTGCTGGCGCTGGCGGGGGAATTCGCGGGCGCGGGGCTGCTCATCGCGCAGCCGTACGTACCGAATTCCGGTGTGGACCTGAAGGTTTACTGCGTGGGTGGCCGGTTGTACGGCACCGAGCGGACCTCGCCGCTGGAGCACGGGCGCGAGGTGCGCGACCGGCCGGTGCCGCTGACCTCCGAGGTGGCCGCCATCGCCGCGCGGATCGGCGAGATCTTCGGGCTCGACCTGTACGGGGTGGATATCGTGCACGGTCCGGACGGGCCGATCGTGGTGGATATCAATGACTTTCCCAGTTTTCGCAAGGTGCCGCGCGCGGTGGAGACGGTGGCGCACGCGGTGCTCGAGCTGGCGCGCCATGGCACGTCCCGGCCGGTGCTGCGGCCGGTCGAGTTCGACAGCCGTGTGCCGGTGGCCGCGCGCTGGTGA
- a CDS encoding ATP-grasp domain-containing protein, protein MRIGLLTANADHPLLAATAALLVEGGHRVETLSPTAGLPARLADVYLLKARTPAAIRLARTLERHGIPVLNSAAATEFCQDRVDMARRAVAAGLPFPATAAWSRLGNLTGPLERPLVVKSRRSRRDDLVRRVADAAELRALARLWPDEPVVLQDWVPGTGWDHKLWVVAGQVFAALRQSEFTSGTRVPDQPLTGSHPWVELALRVGEVFGLEVYGVDLLESEGKPVIIDVNAFPGMRGQDGAAHALAARTLEIAQRTLDAQCPREAMAARR, encoded by the coding sequence ATGAGAATCGGCCTGCTCACCGCGAATGCGGACCATCCCTTGCTCGCGGCCACCGCGGCGCTGCTCGTCGAAGGCGGGCATCGGGTCGAAACCCTCTCCCCCACGGCCGGTTTGCCCGCCCGGCTCGCTGATGTGTACCTGCTCAAGGCGCGCACACCCGCGGCGATTCGGCTGGCTCGCACCCTCGAGCGGCACGGGATTCCGGTCCTCAATTCGGCCGCCGCGACGGAGTTCTGCCAGGACCGCGTGGATATGGCGCGGCGGGCCGTGGCCGCCGGATTGCCTTTTCCCGCGACGGCGGCCTGGTCACGGCTGGGAAATCTCACGGGTCCGCTGGAGCGGCCACTGGTGGTGAAGAGCCGCCGCAGTCGCCGTGATGATCTGGTCCGCCGGGTCGCGGATGCCGCCGAACTGCGTGCGCTGGCGCGGCTGTGGCCGGACGAGCCGGTGGTGCTACAGGATTGGGTGCCCGGCACCGGCTGGGATCACAAGCTGTGGGTGGTGGCGGGGCAGGTGTTCGCCGCACTGCGGCAGTCCGAATTCACCTCCGGCACACGGGTTCCCGACCAGCCGCTGACCGGATCGCATCCGTGGGTGGAGCTGGCGCTGCGGGTCGGGGAGGTGTTCGGTCTCGAGGTGTACGGCGTGGATCTGCTGGAGTCGGAAGGCAAACCGGTGATCATCGATGTCAATGCCTTCCCCGGCATGCGAGGTCAGGACGGCGCAGCGCACGCGCTGGCCGCCCGGACCCTCGAGATCGCACAGCGCACCCTCGACGCTCAGTGCCCGCGCGAGGCCATGGCCGCCAGGCGCTGA
- a CDS encoding sporulation protein encodes MFKKLLASVGVGGAEVETELHTPGVQPGGTVHGVIRLKGGGAEQDITRVAVEFVTRVELEHTEEEQSSHRGFHRTDVHGPLRLPPGALYDIPFGLYTPLEAPITFYNGRHLPGMAVSVRTIVEIAGAVDTGDSDPIGIGALPAQHVILSALEQLGLPLRSADCEWGGLRGIRQELPFYQEIEFGASYRYPRLNQLEVTFVARPDGMDVILEGDKKGSWYSEGSDVYDVLFVDYNALSHVDWTAVLDQRLAAMASRGH; translated from the coding sequence ATGTTCAAAAAGTTGCTGGCGTCCGTCGGGGTGGGCGGCGCCGAGGTGGAAACCGAGTTGCACACACCCGGAGTCCAGCCCGGCGGCACCGTCCACGGCGTCATCCGGCTCAAGGGCGGCGGTGCCGAACAGGACATCACCCGCGTCGCAGTCGAATTCGTGACCCGCGTCGAACTCGAGCACACCGAGGAGGAGCAGAGCAGCCACCGCGGCTTCCACCGCACCGACGTGCACGGCCCGCTGCGGCTGCCGCCCGGCGCGCTCTACGACATTCCGTTCGGGCTCTACACCCCGCTGGAAGCGCCCATCACCTTCTACAACGGGCGGCATCTGCCCGGCATGGCCGTCTCGGTGCGCACCATCGTGGAGATCGCGGGCGCGGTCGACACCGGCGACAGTGACCCCATCGGCATCGGCGCCCTGCCGGCCCAGCACGTGATCCTGTCCGCGCTCGAACAACTCGGACTGCCGCTGCGCTCGGCCGACTGCGAATGGGGCGGGCTGCGCGGCATCCGGCAGGAGCTGCCGTTCTATCAGGAGATCGAATTCGGTGCGTCCTACCGGTATCCGCGGCTGAACCAGCTCGAGGTCACCTTCGTGGCCCGGCCCGACGGGATGGACGTGATCCTCGAGGGCGACAAGAAGGGCAGCTGGTACAGCGAGGGCAGCGACGTGTACGACGTGCTGTTCGTGGATTACAACGCGCTCAGCCACGTGGATTGGACGGCCGTGCTGGATCAGCGCCTGGCGGCCATGGCCTCGCGCGGGCACTGA
- a CDS encoding nuclear transport factor 2 family protein, with protein MDTIALEQIRALKHRYLRTLDLKQWDDFGDTLCTDVVGSYGSPSGGGPLEFTDREALVGYMRGALSGNIITVHVANHPEIEVDGETARGTWCLEDTVIVPDFDILIRGAAYYHDTYRREDGVWRIASTAYQRIFEAKMSTDALPGFALTANRWAEMTAPQ; from the coding sequence ATGGACACCATCGCACTCGAACAGATCCGGGCGCTCAAGCACCGGTATCTGCGGACCCTGGACCTCAAGCAGTGGGACGACTTCGGCGACACGCTGTGCACGGATGTGGTCGGCTCGTACGGATCGCCCTCGGGCGGCGGGCCGCTGGAATTCACCGACCGCGAGGCGCTGGTCGGCTACATGCGCGGCGCGCTGAGCGGGAACATCATCACCGTGCACGTCGCCAACCATCCGGAGATCGAAGTGGACGGTGAAACCGCCCGTGGCACTTGGTGTCTGGAGGACACGGTGATCGTCCCCGACTTCGATATCCTGATTCGCGGCGCGGCCTACTACCACGACACCTACCGTCGCGAGGACGGCGTGTGGCGGATCGCGAGCACCGCCTATCAGCGCATCTTCGAAGCCAAGATGTCGACCGACGCGCTGCCGGGGTTCGCGCTCACCGCCAATCGCTGGGCGGAAATGACTGCGCCACAGTAA
- a CDS encoding NADPH-dependent F420 reductase: MPAVLAPGMTTLGLIGSGKIGGTLARLAVAAGIDVVLSNSRGPETLQDLVAELGERARAGTPEEAATAGDIVVVTVPLRAYQQIPADPLIGKVVIDTNNYYPDRDGEFPDLAAGTITSSELLQRHLPRSRVVKAFNTIYFEHLAVLGRPHGADDRTALPIAGVDTEAKVAAAQLIDALGYDTVDVGTLAESWRIQPDTPAYATPYAAREPFWESPAANADAAAIRKLVEAATR; this comes from the coding sequence GTGCCCGCCGTGTTGGCACCCGGCATGACAACGCTGGGATTGATCGGCAGTGGGAAAATCGGCGGCACGCTGGCTCGGCTGGCGGTCGCGGCGGGAATCGATGTGGTGCTGAGCAATTCGCGCGGCCCGGAGACCCTCCAGGATCTGGTGGCCGAGCTGGGGGAGCGGGCGAGGGCGGGCACGCCCGAGGAGGCCGCCACTGCCGGGGATATCGTCGTGGTGACGGTGCCGCTCAGGGCATATCAGCAGATCCCGGCCGATCCACTGATCGGCAAGGTCGTCATCGACACCAACAACTACTATCCGGATCGCGACGGCGAATTCCCGGATCTGGCGGCCGGCACCATCACCAGCAGTGAACTGCTGCAACGGCATCTGCCGCGCTCGCGAGTGGTGAAGGCGTTCAACACCATCTACTTCGAGCACCTGGCCGTGCTGGGGCGGCCGCACGGCGCGGACGACCGCACCGCGCTGCCCATCGCGGGTGTGGATACCGAGGCCAAAGTCGCTGCGGCGCAACTGATCGACGCGCTCGGCTACGACACCGTCGACGTCGGAACGCTCGCCGAGAGCTGGCGCATCCAGCCGGATACGCCCGCCTACGCCACCCCGTACGCGGCCCGCGAACCGTTCTGGGAGAGCCCGGCCGCCAATGCTGACGCGGCCGCCATCCGCAAGCTCGTGGAGGCCGCCACCCGCTGA
- a CDS encoding ArsR/SmtB family transcription factor — MRNLPQPAAEDIEFVAVMHALSDPVRLRLLVALDDDADHTCTAAAEGIDVHKSTTSHHYRVLRESGIISSRQEGRLRLVRLRREELNARFPGVLDAALAAGYAELEAAADK, encoded by the coding sequence ATGCGCAACCTGCCCCAGCCCGCTGCCGAGGACATCGAGTTCGTCGCCGTCATGCACGCGCTGTCCGATCCGGTGCGGCTGCGCCTGCTGGTCGCCCTCGACGACGACGCCGACCACACCTGCACCGCGGCCGCCGAGGGTATCGACGTGCACAAATCCACCACCTCGCACCACTATCGAGTGCTGCGCGAATCCGGGATCATCAGCTCCCGGCAGGAAGGGCGGCTGCGGCTGGTGCGGCTGCGCCGGGAGGAGCTCAACGCGCGATTCCCCGGCGTCCTCGATGCCGCGCTCGCCGCCGGGTACGCCGAACTCGAAGCCGCCGCGGACAAGTGA
- a CDS encoding MFS transporter — MNFRLIPLALGTFAIGVDAFVTAGLVGPVADDLHVSTSAAGQLVTVFAVSYALCSPVLAALTARFSRKQVLVSALTLFILGNVVTALAGSFALVLASRVLAAAGAALYTPNAAAVGGAITPPQRRGRAIAVVTGGLTMASAIGVPLGSWIGGALSWRATLWMVAALGLVALATVARTVPDVRLPAPSSLRERLIPLRDTTIAATLAQALMLFGGMFVVYTYLASIMDVATGGDTGRFAILLWVYGVVAVIGSTVGGRLVDRVGSRRLQPYMLAAVIVVLAVVGAASHSFATALIWAVAFGIPGWIWSVAQLHRLMELSPQSTPLLLGLNASAQYFGIALGGAVGGIGLQQWGSGSLGPIAAGLAAMALGLLLVSHRTRRSATSAVASPVAEKAAAEA; from the coding sequence GTGAACTTTCGTTTGATTCCCTTGGCGCTGGGCACCTTTGCCATCGGCGTCGATGCCTTCGTCACCGCCGGATTGGTCGGCCCGGTCGCGGACGATCTGCACGTCTCGACCTCCGCCGCCGGACAGCTGGTCACGGTCTTCGCGGTGTCCTATGCGCTCTGCTCGCCGGTGCTGGCCGCGCTCACCGCCCGGTTCTCGCGCAAGCAAGTCCTGGTCAGCGCCTTGACGCTGTTCATTCTCGGCAATGTGGTGACCGCCCTGGCCGGCTCGTTCGCGCTGGTGCTGGCCTCGCGCGTACTGGCCGCGGCGGGTGCGGCCCTGTACACGCCCAATGCCGCCGCGGTCGGGGGCGCGATCACGCCGCCGCAGCGGCGCGGCCGGGCCATCGCGGTGGTGACCGGCGGGCTGACCATGGCCAGCGCGATCGGGGTGCCGCTGGGCTCGTGGATCGGCGGCGCGCTGAGCTGGCGGGCCACGCTGTGGATGGTGGCCGCACTGGGTCTGGTCGCGCTGGCGACGGTGGCGCGCACGGTGCCCGATGTCCGGCTGCCCGCGCCGTCCAGCTTGCGCGAGCGCCTGATTCCCTTGCGCGACACCACGATTGCCGCCACGCTGGCGCAGGCGCTGATGCTGTTCGGCGGCATGTTCGTCGTCTACACCTATCTGGCGTCGATCATGGACGTGGCCACCGGCGGCGATACCGGGCGCTTCGCGATCCTGCTGTGGGTCTACGGCGTGGTCGCGGTCATCGGCAGCACGGTGGGCGGGCGGCTGGTGGACCGGGTGGGTTCGCGGCGACTACAGCCGTACATGCTGGCGGCTGTGATCGTGGTGCTCGCCGTGGTGGGCGCGGCGAGCCACTCGTTCGCCACCGCGCTGATCTGGGCCGTGGCCTTCGGCATTCCGGGCTGGATCTGGTCGGTGGCGCAACTGCATCGGCTCATGGAGCTGTCGCCGCAGAGCACGCCGCTGCTGCTGGGGCTCAATGCCTCGGCGCAGTACTTCGGGATCGCGCTCGGCGGCGCGGTGGGCGGAATCGGCTTGCAGCAGTGGGGATCCGGGTCGCTGGGACCGATCGCGGCCGGGCTGGCCGCGATGGCGCTGGGACTGCTGCTGGTCAGCCACCGGACCCGTCGGAGCGCCACCTCCGCCGTCGCGTCACCGGTCGCCGAGAAGGCCGCCGCCGAAGCATGA